Proteins encoded in a region of the Chryseobacterium piperi genome:
- a CDS encoding WG repeat-containing protein → MRKTANFLALFISVFIFSQAKSLKKIPAKKNSKTIVKKVSEPKVNPDWVVINGEVPVLIPQKKNGKFGYVNQKGKFLIEPEYHIAVFFAEDCNLLNSPNEKIRKFGTQKYATVEKDLISYRIDQSGKRVYQYKNTDLGKCQSVFKQQQYQAYILNGFYGIIEPSKFVNAADYRDYQIYPQYEYLHIMEGDDVSNPMIVASHNDRFGVIDVHNNIIIPFEYSNIKRNFSWKLGKMFEVTKDGTNYYYIDSKNKAY, encoded by the coding sequence ATGAGAAAAACGGCTAATTTTTTGGCACTATTTATTTCGGTTTTTATTTTTTCACAGGCGAAGTCTTTAAAGAAAATACCTGCTAAAAAAAATTCCAAAACCATTGTTAAAAAAGTATCTGAGCCTAAAGTTAATCCTGATTGGGTTGTTATTAATGGAGAGGTTCCTGTACTCATTCCACAAAAGAAGAACGGGAAATTCGGATATGTTAATCAAAAAGGTAAATTTTTGATTGAGCCGGAATATCATATCGCTGTTTTTTTTGCAGAAGACTGTAATTTATTGAATTCTCCTAATGAAAAAATCAGAAAATTCGGAACACAAAAATATGCTACGGTAGAAAAGGACTTGATTTCGTACAGAATTGATCAGTCCGGAAAAAGAGTCTATCAATATAAAAATACAGATTTGGGAAAATGCCAGAGTGTATTTAAACAACAGCAGTACCAAGCCTATATTTTAAATGGATTTTATGGTATTATTGAACCCTCAAAGTTTGTTAATGCTGCTGACTACAGAGACTACCAGATCTACCCTCAATATGAATATTTACATATTATGGAAGGTGATGATGTCTCTAATCCAATGATCGTTGCTTCTCATAATGACCGGTTTGGGGTGATTGATGTCCATAACAATATTATTATTCCATTTGAATATTCCAATATCAAAAGAAACTTTAGTTGGAAACTTGGGAAGATGTTTGAAGTAACCAAAGACGGAACAAATTACTATTATATCGATTCGAAGAATAAGGCGTATTAG
- a CDS encoding TonB-dependent receptor has protein sequence MKGLFFLGLTASSLGFAQTQNTDSLKTKEIEAVNFTKRLPVAKEIINVQRDLDRRNLGQDLPILLKNQTSIISTSDAGNGVGYTGFRIRGVAGRGINVMMNGVPFNDSESQGTFFVNVPDLTSSASQIVIQRGVGTSNNGVSAFGASINVISKDPEDQFYVKTDDSYGSFSTYKYSAEVGSGKFWNNKLSLMGRYTHIQSDGYIDRASSRLNSYNFTALFEEGKTRIRLMAFGGKEKTYQAWNGIDRKTWETNPKFNYSGQYTDLFTGEEKFYDNETDNYRQNHYQLLWEQNFNDNWHLETTFHYTKGKGYYENYTRVDEENQEEDAIHYSNYNLPVPIIDGNPLLQTDFIRKKWLNNDFYGVVSTLYGKFENLDLNFGAVANQYYGRHYGNVTGVYLPQIAEYEYYRGRSVKNEVAGFAKALFRVNDFEFFGDLQLRNIDYDTKILLAGDGEGANLKKNWLFFNPKAGVNYRIGNGKIFLSYAHAQREPNRDDLIANNNVKVEKLHDFEAGFEKQLGKVSLTANLYYMYYVNQLVLNGELNNVGAFIRTNSGESYRRGIEIGALAKLSKQWEVSGNVSLSQNRNQDFKMANKKVIKDLGNTQISFSPDIIANLGLNFTPNKSFLFSLMNQYVGKQYLDNTENKNLQLNDYLLTDFNAQYQFRISNNDIALKLLVNNIFDKKYVNNGAVYSGQPYYFSQAGINFMFGISWKIQ, from the coding sequence ATGAAAGGATTATTTTTTTTAGGGCTTACTGCAAGCTCTCTGGGTTTTGCTCAAACTCAAAATACCGATTCCTTAAAAACCAAAGAGATTGAGGCTGTTAATTTTACAAAAAGGCTTCCTGTTGCTAAAGAAATCATTAATGTTCAGAGAGATCTGGATCGCAGAAACCTTGGGCAGGATTTACCAATTCTTTTAAAAAATCAAACCTCCATTATCTCAACTTCAGATGCCGGGAATGGTGTAGGATATACGGGTTTTAGAATTCGTGGTGTTGCAGGAAGGGGAATTAATGTTATGATGAATGGAGTTCCTTTTAATGACTCTGAAAGCCAGGGAACCTTTTTTGTCAATGTCCCGGATCTTACGAGTTCTGCTTCGCAGATTGTTATTCAGAGAGGGGTGGGAACCTCGAATAATGGAGTTTCGGCTTTTGGAGCCAGCATTAATGTTATATCGAAAGACCCGGAAGATCAGTTTTATGTGAAAACCGATGATAGTTATGGCTCTTTTAGTACCTATAAATATTCAGCTGAGGTAGGTTCAGGAAAGTTCTGGAACAATAAGCTTTCGTTGATGGGAAGGTATACCCATATTCAATCAGACGGATATATAGACCGGGCATCATCCAGGTTAAATTCTTATAATTTTACTGCTTTGTTTGAAGAAGGGAAGACCAGAATCCGATTGATGGCATTTGGAGGAAAAGAAAAAACCTATCAAGCCTGGAACGGAATAGACCGGAAAACGTGGGAGACGAATCCGAAATTTAATTATTCAGGGCAGTATACCGATTTGTTTACGGGCGAGGAAAAGTTTTATGATAATGAAACTGATAACTATCGCCAAAATCACTATCAATTATTGTGGGAGCAGAATTTCAATGATAACTGGCACTTAGAAACAACGTTTCATTACACCAAAGGAAAAGGATATTATGAGAATTATACAAGGGTAGATGAAGAAAACCAGGAGGAAGATGCTATTCATTACTCTAATTATAACCTGCCAGTTCCTATCATTGATGGAAATCCTCTTCTGCAAACAGATTTTATCAGAAAGAAATGGCTGAACAATGATTTTTACGGGGTGGTTTCTACGCTTTACGGAAAGTTTGAAAACTTGGATCTTAATTTTGGTGCGGTAGCTAATCAGTATTATGGAAGACATTACGGAAATGTAACCGGAGTATATTTGCCACAAATAGCTGAGTATGAATACTACAGAGGACGTTCTGTGAAAAATGAAGTGGCCGGATTTGCAAAAGCTCTTTTCCGTGTGAATGATTTTGAGTTTTTTGGTGATTTACAACTTAGAAATATAGATTATGATACAAAGATTTTATTGGCAGGTGATGGAGAAGGGGCTAATCTAAAGAAAAACTGGTTGTTTTTTAACCCTAAAGCCGGAGTGAATTATAGAATAGGAAATGGAAAGATATTCCTGTCTTATGCACATGCTCAACGTGAACCGAATAGAGATGACCTGATTGCGAATAATAATGTAAAAGTTGAAAAGCTTCACGATTTCGAAGCCGGTTTTGAAAAACAGCTGGGAAAGGTTTCACTGACTGCTAACTTATACTATATGTACTATGTAAATCAATTGGTTTTAAATGGTGAGCTTAATAATGTAGGCGCATTTATCAGAACGAACTCCGGAGAAAGTTACAGAAGAGGAATTGAAATAGGAGCATTAGCGAAACTTTCAAAACAGTGGGAAGTCTCAGGAAATGTGAGTTTGAGCCAGAACAGAAATCAGGATTTTAAAATGGCAAATAAAAAAGTTATTAAAGATTTAGGAAATACCCAAATCTCCTTCTCTCCGGACATAATTGCCAATTTGGGGCTCAATTTTACGCCTAACAAAAGCTTTCTGTTTTCTTTGATGAATCAATATGTAGGAAAGCAATATCTTGATAATACTGAAAATAAAAATTTACAGCTTAATGATTATCTGCTTACTGATTTTAATGCACAATATCAGTTTAGGATTTCGAACAATGATATAGCTTTAAAACTCCTTGTAAACAATATTTTTGATAAGAAATATGTGAATAATGGAGCAGTTTACAGTGGGCAGCCGTATTACTTTTCACAAGCAGGAATTAATTTTATGTTTGGAATAAGTTGGAAAATTCAATAA